Genomic window (Eremothecium sinecaudum strain ATCC 58844 chromosome VI, complete sequence):
GCCAAGAATAGCAGTGCAATGGGAGCATTCCACGGCGGTAGAAGAGCTTGCTTGGGGGAAAGGTTAGGCCTAGTAGAAATGAGAATCACGATGGCACATATGTTACGTGAATTAGAATGGAAGCTAAGTCCATCTTGGCGAGACAAAGTCACACCTGCGGGACCACTTTGTCCATTTAGTTTGAGATTAGTTTTCAACGAATATAAGCAGGCATCTTAAGTGACTACATTGTTAAATAACTTCGGTTTTTAGTTTATAATCATTTTGTTGGACCTCTATCGTAGATGTTTCCTCAGCGGCAGTTAGTGCTAAGAGGAGTTGCTCCCAGAAGAATTCGAAGTTCATGTCTGATACTGCAATTACACCTTTGCCAGATGTTATTTCATGCTGCTCAATACAATAAACTTTaccttcatcatcattagTTTCAGTAATAACTTCAACATCCATTCTAGAGTATCTGAGATCAATTTCCTCTGAAGCCATACCATAAAAGTGAAGTAGTGTAATTAACGCCAATGGATCGTGAACTGGCGGCCCGTAATCAAACCCTTGGGTAGTCTTGTAAGTCGCAGCAAAAAATAAGAATAATTCATGATACAAATTTCTTACTTTTGACGATCCAGTTCCCAGTATTTGTTTTTGGATATCCTTCGTTGCTATAGCCTTGTGAGTCAAATCAAGGGTAGCCAAAATACATTTATAATTGATTTCAGGGTCTGTTAGAACATACCTAGCTGCATCAGCATCAAGCCAAAAATTGAATTCTGCAGAGCCGTTTGCATTTCTGTTACCTTCTTCAAAACCGCCGCCCATAATCgatatatatttaatatGCTCCTTTAAATATGGGTATTCTTTCAATACTGTTGCAATGGTAGTTAGAGGCCCAATACTTACCATGCTTATTTTTCctttattttttaatatagCATCTTTAATAGCTGTCTTATAGTTACCACTTGAAGCCTTAATTTGAGGTACTGGTAAAAGCGCCGAGCCATCTAATCCACTCAACCCATGAATATCTTGGGCAAACTTCGGGGCTTGAACCCATGGCCTAGCAGCTCCTTCATAAACGTTAACATCCTTGTATTTACCAATTGCGGTTAATATTGACAGTGTGTTTTCAACCGTGCATTCAATAGGAGCATTGCCATATGACGCTGATACCCCCAATAAATTGAAATATGGGCTACAAGCTGCCAATAGAATTGCGACAGCGTCATCATGCCCAGTATCACAGTCCAACCATATTGGTATAGGATTAATTGAGATTGTCATATTATCGTTTATAATATTATGTCCCCTAAAATTCATTATTAATAATTTTGTAGAAAAGAACACCGGAGGAAATATTATTCTGCCTttatatataaaaaaaCCCCACATAATTTATAAAAGGAGTGGGGTAAACCAGTTAAACCTCCAATTAAGTTGCCAGTCTTGAAGGCACGCTAAGCTCTCCGGTGCTGAGGCGGTTAGCTACTTAGCAAATACAAAATCCTTATGCAGATCATTGTTGGCTCCTGTTAGTTCTAAGTGCAATAAATCTTAAATATCTATTAGTATAAAGTCTATAATGCAATATTTTTGAGATGCTGCACATATATTCATTGCATCTCAACATCACTGTAGCCTTCTTCATCGGAGGCTAATTTGATCACATCCTCATTGTGATTATTTAGTTCCGGGTTAGAATGATTCCCCTTTATATTATTGGTGGCTTCGGCGTCTTCCTCGTCTTCCCCGTCTTCAGAGTCAAGCTCACCATCGTCTATTAGACCGTTGTCGTCAAGTTCTTCATTGTATTCTACATCACTCTCATCCTCATTCTCTTCAATATTATAAACATCAGGAAATGCTGAAGGATCACTATTGCAGTGAGCTCTCTTTGCATCAAGCTCATTTAGACAGCAATTGAGACTGGCTTCAAGCGTTTGGAGTCTAGGCAGAAGAGCGCTACGGTTTTTTAATGTAGAATGCAGAGATGCTAGTTGTGAAATCAGATTAGGGATTGTAATCAAGTAACCTCCATGAACAATCAAACACCACTTACACCAAATATTGAGCAATCCCTGCCTATGGGATTGCCTGGCAACACGCTCAGCCAGTCGCTCCAACAGAGTGACAGCAAGAGCCGGCTTCAACTTAACGATGGTGGCTTCGATGACCTTTTCGTCACGAGTGTTTAGAACAGTCTCTAAAAGAGAGTGATCGTTCGATTGAAGGGCCTGCGCCAGCACCACGGTAAGAGTACCGGTTGACAGACCTTTTTTAGAAGACTTAGAAGACAAAGAGTGGGCGCTGGCAGCGAGTTTGTCTTGCAACGTTTCTCCCAGAGAGGAATCATCTTCTATGTCCGCACGCTCCATGTCCTTAATTAAGTCCTGTATATGCTTGAAGTTATCACCTGACGTAACGGTTGCGTTTCCTTCAGCATAGGATTTAGCCGCCGCAACATCGCTATAGGATTTGCCAGTACCGTGAATCGCTGTTTTTACCGTCGGTGCAGCCTGCATAATTTTGTGGGTGCTATCAAGCGCTTCCCATTGTAGATGCTTGTGATATAGGATAACAGCTTTTTCCAACCAAGTGATTCTGAGAACATCTCTACTCAACTTACAGTTTATAACGTTAATACGTTTCCCAGTACCGTCTCTCTCCATTTCGACAACTTTAGTAGGCCGTT
Coding sequences:
- the UTP5 gene encoding Utp5p (Syntenic homolog of Ashbya gossypii AFR398W; Syntenic homolog of Saccharomyces cerevisiae YDR398W (UTP5)), which produces MSSAVVRSRYSGRGDFIAFVTVALDKQRISVERTDGAHTSSGNERYLYLEGPGVECTCLEWVEIGGAELVAVGQSNGEVQLYSPVANQMLHKLVTGDIYGVTDFQCDGIDAWCVTRKNVVYQFAMTDFSLVRELRWDDCGQLERVCVVDKNTLLLASHSIFLVSLLDKSVIRRYPGHLSAVSSLVMLGKEYFLSGADNDRFLNIYNLESGATKAVLVADSNIVEVSHSGDHVVAVTTEEGKVEIFADPLINSNHKRRGNLSKRPTKVVEMERDGTGKRINVINCKLSRDVLRITWLEKAVILYHKHLQWEALDSTHKIMQAAPTVKTAIHGTGKSYSDVAAAKSYAEGNATVTSGDNFKHIQDLIKDMERADIEDDSSLGETLQDKLAASAHSLSSKSSKKGLSTGTLTVVLAQALQSNDHSLLETVLNTRDEKVIEATIVKLKPALAVTLLERLAERVARQSHRQGLLNIWCKWCLIVHGGYLITIPNLISQLASLHSTLKNRSALLPRLQTLEASLNCCLNELDAKRAHCNSDPSAFPDVYNIEENEDESDVEYNEELDDNGLIDDGELDSEDGEDEEDAEATNNIKGNHSNPELNNHNEDVIKLASDEEGYSDVEMQ
- the URH1 gene encoding trifunctional uridine nucleosidase/nicotinamide riboside hydrolase/nicotinic acid riboside hydrolase (Syntenic homolog of Ashbya gossypii AFR399W; Syntenic homolog of Saccharomyces cerevisiae YDR400W (URH1)), producing MTISINPIPIWLDCDTGHDDAVAILLAACSPYFNLLGVSASYGNAPIECTVENTLSILTAIGKYKDVNVYEGAARPWVQAPKFAQDIHGLSGLDGSALLPVPQIKASSGNYKTAIKDAILKNKGKISMVSIGPLTTIATVLKEYPYLKEHIKYISIMGGGFEEGNRNANGSAEFNFWLDADAARYVLTDPEINYKCILATLDLTHKAIATKDIQKQILGTGSSKVRNLYHELFLFFAATYKTTQGFDYGPPVHDPLALITLLHFYGMASEEIDLRYSRMDVEVITETNDDEGKVYCIEQHEITSGKGVIAVSDMNFEFFWEQLLLALTAAEETSTIEVQQNDYKLKTEVI